The Sabethes cyaneus chromosome 3, idSabCyanKW18_F2, whole genome shotgun sequence DNA window GTCACGCATTTCGAATATTTTATTTAGACTTACTTACtcattcagccgagagccggggtggcatTGTACCCgtcctgggctattcgtcgccaattcgttgcgcgtctcgacacacgcaagtcggttccaacctggtcgagccatctagcacgttgggcccctctattcttggtgccggtggagttcttgaagagaacgggtttcactgcacagtcgtccgacatccttgcgacgtggccggcccaccgtcgtctcccaactttcgccaggtgcacgatgggaatctctccaagcagtacttGTAGCTCGAGATTCGTGCGTCTCCGCTAcgctccgctttccgtttgtaccaaaaatagcccacaacacctttcgttcaaatagcAAGtgaacgtatgtcttccgttagcaaagttactgtctcaagtccgtagaggactaccggtctgcttagcgttttgtacatcatcagctttgtacAGCGCACGCTGTGTCCGAAGGcacatattatttaactttgatgcacctcacatttttcttcacaggctgttagtattgatcaaaacaatgaatttaaaaaagatcttaaaatattctatcttgggttttttgaaaaattcaatttttaagtttatataggggtcatttcctctcaagtgatattacccgttgtaatcgaccacatccgatttcaaccaaatttggcataattgctcattccaccctcacattcaatttctcaaagttttgtacggattgatcaatcccccttgcagtgccgCTTCTCTATTGTTctgagattttcgaaaaaaaaactcatttttcactgcatgtcactgcaagggggattgatcaatccatacaaaactttggaaaattgaatatgaggttggaatgagcaattaagccaaatttggttggaaTCGGAGGTGatcgattacaacgggtaatatcacttgagaggaaatgacccctatataaacttaaaaattgaatttttcaaaaaacccaagatagaatattttaagaccttttttaaattcattgttttgatcaatactaacagcctgtgaagaaaaatctgaggtgcatcaaagttaaataatatgtgccttcggacatagcgtgcgatACCGACAGTACGATTGCGCTGGAAAAGTTTGGACAGAAGGTTTTACTATGGTATGCTATTTGTACTTGTGGTCTGCGATGCGTGTTTTTTTCACAAAGTGTGCAATAAATGCTCAAATTTGCAAAGAtgattaattgtaaaaaatattgtGGCCCCTCTACAAACAGTATCAGTCTCCCCCTCTCTTTTGGCCGAATTTGGCATCTGTACATTGCGCTAAGCCTGTACTACAGTGCCTTTCAGACAATAATATCCAATTCGTCGAGAAAAACATCAATCCACCAAATTGTCCGGAGCTCTGACCAATTGAACGTTACTGGTCGATTGTGAAGAGGATCTTCAGGAGGGAAGGAACAGTTTCCCAAAGCATGGagaaatgcaagaaaaattgaacagcaGCATCCAGGAAATGCACAAAAGCTAGTGTGCAGAATTTGCTGGGAGGAGTTTCACCATAAGTGCGCTCATTCTTtagaacctaatattttgactAATGTAAGCCATTATtgcgtgagattcggaggcgtattatcagcggaagtcgtgcttactatgggctccacaagcaattgcggtcgagcagactaagtccccgtacaaagtgcaccctgtacaagacgcttattagaccggttgttctctacgggcatgaaacatggacaatgctcgaggaggacctgcgagtgctcggagttttcgaacgacgagtgctaagaacgatcttcggtggcgtacaggaaaacggagtatggaggcgtaggatgaaccatgaactcgcacagctctatggcgaacccagtatccagaaggtggctaaagctggacggatacgatgggcagggcatgttgcaagaatgccggaaaactaccctgcaaagatggtgttcgcctcaaatccggtaggatcaagacgaccaggagcgcagcgagcaagatggttagaccaggtggagcgagatctgacggagagtactcggtgtccgaggaattggagagcggtagccctcaaccgagttacatggagaaattttgttcaacaggctttgtcttaggacggcaagccacctaagtaagtaagtaagttgtttCTGGTAAAAAGCATTTGAGTGCAGTGCAGGATTCGCTCTCGTCAGTTCGTTGTTCACTGCATTTAAAAACGAAAGTTAGTGAGGTGTTCCCTTTTGCCatcataaaaatggatttgtgtTGTCACGTAGTTGTACCAGTTCGTCGATCAGTGATGATGTTGGCCCAAGCCCTCGGAATTGAACTGAATCTAATGGAAACGGGTGTGCTGAAACGCGATCAACAAATCCAGCTTTTCAAGCGCGGAGTCACCAACGTTGCATCCCAATGTTGGTGGATGGAGACGTGATTGTCTTGTCTGGAAATCGAATGCCACTTTAATGTAGCTAAAAAATACGGATCAGTGGATTAAATGCTAGATAAAATAAACTATCCGAGAAATATCGTATCGCATCAAtttcttgtttattttattattggCAAATTGAGCAAACAATTCATCTGTTACCGTAGCAACTAGCAACTCCGAAATGCTTTGATACAACTGTTCTGTTTTGTGATGTGAGCGCCGTCTAGTGGGAGCATTACCACATACTTTTAAGTTTTTACACGTGACACGagattaagatgaatgtctgttctctgtgatttaaggcaacttaaaagCTTACTGGTTTGCagttaaattgcattggaaatgcttactggttacctaggcaataagcatttccaTTTCCAGcagtagtagcacgggcccccataaagcccgcctgatactgccctacgaattctctcgctgttggggatagacgacttAACAAAATGTggtagagcaccttgtaggcggcgatgaccaacgtaatgccgcggtaattacagcaatttagtcggtcgccctttttgtagatgggacagactacaccttccatccactcctgaCTGCTTGAtgatttttgtagagttctatcGGGAGCCGATCCTTACCGGCGGTTCTATTATTCtacagctgacgaatttctaggcggttctcttcgagatcgagagccggcacgctgttatcgtttgtaggtactcctaggttaacttccgttgtgtCTCTTTCTGCTGCATCGCctttgaggtgttcatcgaagcactgcttccacctgccgaccatctcgcgctcgtttgtgattagatccacTTTGTCCTCCCaatacacatgtcaggtttaggagTGTATaatagcccttacgagtttggttatCAAATTGTGattattttctacaaatttttctTTTGCCAGTATAGTTATGCGcctaagggtaccgccagagtgcaagcgacatgcgacgcgacgcgataTTTCTtactgtagttatacgcgcagccctttttcgcccgaagcaggactgtgcatttagcaacatgagagcgaagtcgtgtcgcgtcgttgtcgcgtttactctgtacggggcctaagagttgcgcgcagctctgttctagTTGTGCGCAGTCAAAGTTGAACTtactctattgtgcaaaatttatgtgaacaaaatatttaaataaaagcggattaccgtggacccccgttcgtttgaccgtttttaatctgaacactttttaatttgaaccccgttggtttgcacgacgtgtaaattaaaaatggttcaaatgtcattctcaatgtGATACCATTTGCTTAGGCAGACAATgctcataaacacgatttgtttgtactgatctagcgtgtttaatctgtttcacaatgcgttttcccaacgattatggtagaaatctgatcggagaatgaaatattcgctgcttgcaactgccaactgaatcaaaccaccaaaacaataacaaataatagggcagccagttcacccaagctccagcatatttagggttaccagttgttcaaattaaaagctaacccctttagtttgcatgaggaatcgttcaaacgaacgggggtccactgtatttatttaaatagcgaatggatcattttaggtagagtgactatatacagactATATAcagacctgcggaccctacgtagactacgtggctggcgaattgcggccatggaccgagtagaatggagacgacttcttcgtacagcagaggaaaccacggcctggagctgattaagtaagtaagtaagactatatacagagtggcgacaatgtcaaaattggaatgataattatctgtcagtgtcattccaatcgagcagacgacctatccaacgcgtatgcaggaaagagaaagaaaaaccttgggaaaaccgcattgcatacatttgggatgacttgtcgccactctgtatatatagtcactctaattttaggtagcttttgctcatgcttaccgctatttggacactaaagccccacgtggcatatttaTAGTAAactttttaaggctgatacagattacacgtcataatttcttgccgtcccgttgttgttgacggttgataacggttTTTCTGAATCTGCCTTTTTgggtggaccaatcagattgaaATGTAGTTTGATTGAGTGTGATAGTCGTTCACAGACGTTTGTCGAGTGTGTTTGACGGAAtatgtctatgctggagccatctgtacgattttcagctttttccattcataaattaacctggttcaggtcgattagcacacagttttaatcgaactgctgtcaaagcgttcataaattaaccgagattcaATTCGAGTTCATAAATTAACTCGGTTCAACTGACAGCGtacagtttgaagcgcagggtaaaactgtctagcatcaCAGTTTACGGTTCGATCTgccaaactgcccgtatcgttaataaatttcgggttcgagctAGCAAGAACCCAGGTTAATTcatgaattcgctattaaatatgttatttaaaaacaatcaagtcacacacTGGATGGACACTGCTACTGCTACAGCATTTTCCTTCGCAGCAACAGCAAGAGCAAAGTGCTGGCAGGGCTGGCAGTTTTTATACGCTGTTGCCAAATCAAACCAAATCGTTCGCTTAACTTTTTGCGTATCTCtgctctgagtatttctagcaAAAAATCAAACGTCAAATTGTCTGTCATTGGTGGTTGGTCGGTCCTTAatctttatttaattttttccgtACTCATGATCGCAATCGCATATTACTCGAGCAATACTCTTTCCATTCGTAACTCAATGGAAGGTCGTTAAATTAGTGCCATTCTTTACGTCCCTTCAATAGTGCATAGCAGAAAACGGAGCAATATTTATTCgtttaataaattttctttctGTACGCACGTGTTACTCGTGACCTAGAGTACATATTTTATAAAAGACCGATAGAAAGTGAAGATGTTCGAGGATGCTAATTTAGCCGACTTTTTCCGTGGTGGATTACCATACTACCTGCTAATTGCATTACCGATTTTGATAATTTGTTCCTCGAATCCGGTATTGGCTGCAAGTGAATTTGGTGTGCAGCGCATGTCTCAGTACGATGTCCATAGTGCTCCTTACGGTAGGTTACCCACTGGAGcgtgttttatctaaaatttaAAAGTACAATCAACCACCTATATTGAGGTTAGAGAGCGAAGAGTGCACTTCTGTCTGTCCTCTTAGCGCAGGGTAGAGGGTACACAATTGGCTTGCCATGATTGAGCGTGTTAATTGGATTAGTATTGGCATTTAATCTTTTCCactttatttttaggttgtCGCACATCAGCGTTGAATATGGAGGCCAAATCGTTGTACACTTGGCAAACCTTCCGGCACTGTGTAATTACCCGGTTTCAGGACATGACAATTGATCAGTTCCGCGAGATTAGGGCCAAAGCTGGTGGTTTGGTGATTCTGCTGCCGGAGGATGTCACGTCGCTCAGTTTGGAGGAGAAACAGGTAGATAAGCTTGCTCGTAGACTCTGTTTCATGTTTTGGGAAGGGATCGAATTAATTGATATCAATATTTACTTTCTTAGCACATCCACCTGCTGGAACAGGCAATGATGGTGCAGGAAATTTCGATTCCGGTTTACTTTGCCCGCTACAATCCGAAGTTGAACGAGATTATAAATGATGTAACCAAAACTAGCATTTCCGCCCAGCAACAGCATCATCAACAACAGTCTTCCAAACAGCGAGAGTCGGCTATCAGCGAAATTTTGGGATCGATTTCCGCTAATGGATACCAAATAGCCGTAACCGGTGCCGGGCACAGCCCGAACAAACAGACCAAGATTCCGATCATTCAGGGTGAGCTGACACCCACTAAGCATGCTGCTAAGTCGTTGGATAGCGAGAGTAAACTTCCATTGATCCTTTTGACGGCCCATGTTGACACGTTTGGGTTGATTCATGGATCGTTGAAGAATGCCGATGTGGCAGTGCTACTCACCCTGGTTGAACTGTTCAGTAAACTGCACGCTAGTATTCCAAAGTACAGACTAATGTTTTTGGTGTCGGAGTCTGGAAGTTTACTGAACTTCCAGGGCATGAAAAAGTGGCTCGAAAGCAATCTTGAAGAAAATTCACTGGTGCAAAACGCTGAGTTTGTAATATGCTTGGATTCGATTGGCAGGGTGCTGTCGAATGATAATATCTTTATGCACGTCTCAAAGCCACCGAAAGAAGGAACATCGATGAATGGCTTCTACCGAACGCTGAAAGCCGTTGCCCAACGAAATGGAAATGTGACCGTGGAAGGGGTACATAAGAAAATTAACCTGGCTGATACTCTGCTGGCGTGGGAGCATGAACGTTTCAGTATGAAGCGAATGCCGGCGTTTACTTTATCCAGTTTGAAGGTAACTTAAGCAATGTTGTCAAATAATtgttacacgttttaacggtgttTTGAACTTTTATTGCAGTCGCACAAAGATCCTGTGCGCAATACGATTTTTGAAGATGACGACGAGGAGGACCAGCTGGATCGGTTAGAGACAAATGTAAAGATTTTGGCCGAAACACTTGCCAGCTACATATATAATCTCCCGGCGGAGAATGCCGGCGAAATATTCTCCGGATCGATGGCAATCTCGAAAGATAACATCAGACCATGGTTGAATGTACGCTCGAGCCAGCAGAACAATGATCTCAAGTATGCCTTCGAAAAGTACCTCAAAAATGTGAAAGTTACATTCGAAAAACCTGATGCCCGAGAGCCAGATTTTATGCTCTATGACGATCGGGACGCCGTGCTAAACATTTACAATGTTAAGCCAGCCGTTTTCGATCTGTTCCTTACCTTTATGATTGTGGCTTATCTGGCCGTGATCTATTTGGCTATCTTCCATTTCCCGAAATTGTACACTTTCGTTTGTCGTATGACGGTTACCAAAACAAAGGTAAATTAGTGACtgacaataaaaaaaagtgtaATAGCTTAGCGTAAAGTTGGTAAGAATCATACCAGATTATGGATCACAAGATCGTCACTGTCGTATTATATAAATTCACATATGGCAGCAGCAGTTGCGCTGTTTCGTTTCCATACCAGTTATAATTTATTTCTACAAATAAGACATGGCTTTATTTTCCTTGATTTTACTGAATTTGCTAAAAACGGTTGCTGGTGTGTATTTAGTCTGCTAGGAAATCAAAGAGTGGCATAAAATTCATTAACGCGCAGGACTCATTTAAATTAGATaggtttttgttggtttttcaaCCTAGTCCTCAGTTCGAGCCTGTTCGAATcaaatgtaataaaaaatatatgtgAAAGTCATTAGGTATAGGTTTGTGGCAATATCCGAATGATTCGTCTTAGTGTTCTATAATTAAAGTACATAGCTTGGACATTCGCTTTTAGTTGGCGTTCATTCctttataaattttatctatcttAGGAGCTATAAGAATGGTAATCTGGTTGCTCAacttctatccctacctcctcgtggtaccagccaggatacgagcaacctagATGGAGATCGGGTGATCaactccggtggaaactaaggtcgtatgttgacagggaaggagggctcttttgAGCTACGGTGGTCGTCCGGCGATACAGTGGGGTTGGTCGCAGGCCAACTAATTGATGGCTAAGATGCGACAAAAAACCATCTGATGTGAACAAAACACGATACCAGCGCCCACCACAGTGTAATCTAacacgactgaagcaaccggatatCACCGAAAGCTACGCGTAATCGAAGTCGCACTGCCGGAGGAGAGTGCGCTGGATGAAGCCTGTCTTGAGGACTGTTAGAGTGCCGTGAAAATAGTCATCTACAGCGTAGCGGAAAAAGTCTTAGGCCGCGTGGTACTGAATCggcgtaacgaatggtttaacGAGGAGTGCCACCAccttggatgagaagaacgtagTGCTTGTACTAATGCTGCATGGGCACAGCAAATCCGACTCTTCGAGAAGAATCATCAtcaggaggagaaggagtgcgaggagcttgaacaactttCATGACACGGGCGAATGGCGTGCAGTCGGAAGACCGTGATGGGGAAGCGTCAAGTGACAAGTGAcgtcattggtgcagcaagcaatgGAGATCTGCCACCCCAATCGATAagcggaacgactaccggacgactggaaagatggggttattttccctatctacaagaaaggcgataagctggattgtgtgAACTATCAAGCGATcattatcctgaatgccgcctacaaagtgctttcctaAGTCATCTTCAGGCCGACTTcgtggagggtcggtctacaacgcaacaaatcttcaccctgcggcagatcctccagaagtgccgcgtaTTCCGAGTCCCTACGCAACAtctgtttattgatttcaacGTCGCATATGATAGTGCAAACCgccaagagctatggaaaattttggacgaaaacggttttccggataagcttactagacttatggCGACGATCGATGAGATCCAATGTTGTGCgtgattcgaatgggtccggcaatctcgggtggattgtcgaacctattagaccatttttttacgagtagggaaatctgctgagcacctattagaagatacggtactataagacacctgagaagacaactgaaggagtggggtttagtatcccgacccccctaatggggcgtgaggatccggaCCCACTAAAATCCTACTCGAGTGTCCAGCCCCCAACCCGCCTGGCCTCactttatcggtattacttcagggaggggttattgtgcttaacgcaccctcttagacacgcgggggactccacatgcccaaacttgtgcagatactgtctgtggcgcctgttgacccacccggactttttgtggaattagaccatgcccgctgccatgttgtcatcgaggccgatcttgtctccgtatgcctctagttccacgctggttgaagcactctctacgtcctcgctgatgatgatgccaataggcatcatacccgctaagacgcagattgcgtcatgcgaaactgtgcgatacgcactcgccactgtCAAGCACATGAGaggataggtgctttccagcttggctaggtagggtaaccaacctattttggaccccatcagcagctgtacataatttggacacttgcatttgattttgctgtaagtgtccaaattatatacagctgctgagggggtccaaaatacgttggttaccctagcttttggtacctaacgccgatgacaaCACCggtcctggaaataattttccagaatcatgtacagcgacaccggcactagGCCGtttcgaagcgagttggctatggagtcccagctagcgctattaaacgcatttctcacgtcgagcgtgccAACTGcacaatagcggatacctgtcctcttgagCTGGAtggccacctcggctgtcttagtgacggacaagatggcatccaccgtagatttgccttttcggaagccgaattggttccttgacagacccgTTGtgccctccgtgtactgtacgagtgtgttaaggataaccctctccagcaccttggtggaacgagatgttttgctttgattttgctggcggaaatttcgttcgaaagaactttcgttcgaaatatcaattcgttcgaaatatagaataatggcgattactgccccgaataagtcgggagcctctagaatagccgctttaatgaccatattcgggattccgtctggccccggtgtcTTGTTCACCTTTAAGGATTTagtgatctcaatgagttcctcgttcgtaaccgccacttcctccccgacctccaaaccgccgtcgcccacgttacttggatgttcggctgggaggccgaccatcctacgctatggtctgagatactggaacgtcggtcgTGGAAAGACTCGgtggcctggggccagggccttggctcgtggcgcggaaagaggctcTCGATGATTCGCTCTGCGgacgccatcacacccttggtctttgccattacgaccctgtaggcatcaccccacaagttcgcattggcactagcacataacctttcaaagcaggctcgtttactagctattatcccactcttaagcgctgtgcgtgcagcaacaagtgctactcgatattcagccctaccttcgtccgaacgagctctttgcataattcacctcgcacgaaagcacgctccgccgGCACATCaaccgggcaccttggacctcccgttacgtgttTTGCgtgtttaccggtacagatcaagcacttgggcggctccgcgcagtcccttgctttatgacCAGCACtaccacatctcctgcacaattgactcctatctggccccttgcagcgccaggccttatgcccgtgctcgaagcagcGGAAACAAACCTCCGATTGCatgagcacgctcagtgggcatatcgaccaccccacttttagcctagcagctttcagggcttcgtttccgtccgccagcgagagtcgtatggtggctacctgggtcccgacaggaccccAACGCAGgtgaaccgcctcggttgccaccaccactccactttgctctttgagatccTGTACGACCTCGCACACAACGGTGATCTCATCTAGGTTTTAAAGCTGGAgtgtcatttctggtgtgagagcacgtacccgCACTctctccccgagcactccttccgcaacCGACTTGCATACGGAACTCTTTTTGGTGGCGTCCtactttaactcgaggatccgcacgtccgcgcccagatgcCTGAGTAGGGCATCAGGATTAGAgcatcgcacagtggtccaaacagcgaaatacgtgatcgtttgatatagcgccgaaacgtgaagtttttcgcatacattgtctttaggaacatttcttggtataacaagccccttcttgtgagagaaattttttggtgattaattcccttaaaagtgagatacgaaatttattttctcgtacattcgagatacaggtttggtactttcggcaaagttgtagtaaatatcaatacaaacaactttgtcaaagacaccatacttgaatctcttcatggaaattgtctatgaagcatTATTCATGAAcagacccttcaaaacagtttttaaaccctaacttattctggtcaacttttacgtgttcatagtgttctagaaagttgtttattttgctaaaatctacgtttttgtagaacattattatacgtgattttctgaagtttcggagatattgagcatttttgatgaaaaatagtactactttgagcttaaatattttccaaggtggcaaatggcggtagatcaaacaactcgtacttaaaagtacaacaaaaagatgtgttgcttattttattttttgtttgagtaaagttaattgttaactacttgtcaattcgtgttttctaattaaatagactaaaaagtcattccgagaaaatttggtcttctgtgactgttgctgaaattcggtaatttggatttcggccattcgtgattcgaccatttgtgtttcggccatttggtaccagcccattatgagtgggatcttttgaaaagacaccaatcgaaggtatagatcattttgcgatgacgtcattttgccgtcaaatgacaccacttggtggtttgtttacatgttttttgtcacatccagcagtttcgatttgaaatttcgtaaaggattactgcatcagtttctgcaaaatgcatgtaaggcgctttctcttaaataaaaactataaatttttatcattatctgccggacaaagatagaaaactcaattcaaaatttaacaccatgtaaacaaaccaccaagtgctgtcaaaaaagtgtggttaggagctcccgtgtaatgatctattaaacaaaatagacttaagttagttgttTGAAAGCTTTTcggttattaattgcgtcaaataattttgagtctacatagttgaatcaatatatatagaatgccagtgtcgctgcagtgctcgtggtaaacatcacacatttgaaaactacgtatttacactgtatgcgcatatgtgtgagtgatcgattcgaaacgggaatctgattgtcaaactaaaaaggcaacccaataaaaaatccttctgcttttccgtaaatcacgtaggataaatcacccgatttggtcgttttggggtatttcgtcgggaggaaaattttctattgggcaatttgacaatgtagttcccgtatccaagacacgaaccagcaacatgtttgccaccaaaatatccatgaaacaccagcgacactggcattctatatatattgattatactgtctacattcattttcgactcgaaaataggcgaaaaaattgctggtaactcaacttgttagaaatagattgtcaacataaacaaaatagcgtttattgcatccgaagtacattttaattgttcgataaacatgaatgtgaaggatttttaaaacagttataacttttgaggatacaaacagatacagtcaattgacatttgattttaaaggttttttgttgtacttttaagtaggagttgtttggtctgccaccatttgccaccttgggaaatatttaagctcaaagtagtactatttttcaccaaaaatgctcaaaatctccgaaactgcagaaaatcacttatagtaatgttctacaaaaacgttgattttagcaaaataaacaactttctagaacattatgaacacgtaaaagttgaccagaataagttagggtttaaaaactgttttgaagggtttgtccacgaataacgcttcatagataatttccatgaagagatacaagtacggtgactttgacaaagttgtttgcattgatatttactacaactttgccgaaaataccaaacctgtatctcgaatgtacgagaaaataaatttcttatctcacttttaagggaattattcACCCAaatatttctctcacaagaagaggcttgttataccatgaaatgttcctaaagatactatacgcgaaaaacttcacgtttaagcgcaatatcacacgatcacgaatttcgctgattggaccactgtgcatcgcccttcgctcgcttccttgtcggtttaggtggagcttcctttttctttctttttctcttcttggccttaagttcgattcacggaacACCCATCTTGGTGCTTCCCGCTGGTTGATATTAGGGCCTTTTAcggatcaggcgtttttttagTCCACtaggggtgccatcccccggggactgtctcaaaCGCTTGGTGAAGGCCTTACCGttgttgg harbors:
- the LOC128742234 gene encoding nicalin-1, producing MFEDANLADFFRGGLPYYLLIALPILIICSSNPVLAASEFGVQRMSQYDVHSAPYGCRTSALNMEAKSLYTWQTFRHCVITRFQDMTIDQFREIRAKAGGLVILLPEDVTSLSLEEKQHIHLLEQAMMVQEISIPVYFARYNPKLNEIINDVTKTSISAQQQHHQQQSSKQRESAISEILGSISANGYQIAVTGAGHSPNKQTKIPIIQGELTPTKHAAKSLDSESKLPLILLTAHVDTFGLIHGSLKNADVAVLLTLVELFSKLHASIPKYRLMFLVSESGSLLNFQGMKKWLESNLEENSLVQNAEFVICLDSIGRVLSNDNIFMHVSKPPKEGTSMNGFYRTLKAVAQRNGNVTVEGVHKKINLADTLLAWEHERFSMKRMPAFTLSSLKSHKDPVRNTIFEDDDEEDQLDRLETNVKILAETLASYIYNLPAENAGEIFSGSMAISKDNIRPWLNVRSSQQNNDLKYAFEKYLKNVKVTFEKPDAREPDFMLYDDRDAVLNIYNVKPAVFDLFLTFMIVAYLAVIYLAIFHFPKLYTFVCRMTVTKTKVN